The Gloeomargarita lithophora Alchichica-D10 genomic sequence TCCCATCGGACATTTGGGCGACCAAATCAGCGTAGGGGGTGTGCCCCGGTGCGAGGCATAGATTCACCAATTCCGCCCCCGGTCGGGACAAACCGCCCCGATAGCCATTCCCGGTGGAGGCACAACCCGCCCGTTGCGCCCAGGTTTTATCCCAATAAAATCCCCGCACCACCCCCTGGTCAATCAGGGTTTGGGGTTGAGTCGGCGTGCATTCATCGTCAAAACCACGGGCACTGACCCCCAGGGTCGGGTCTTCCGTCAGGGTAATTTGGGGGTCAAACACCCTCTGCCCCACCTTTTGCGCCAGAGGAGTGGCCTGTTGCACCACCGCCTGCCCCGACAACAGGGACTCAAACAACCCCGCCAACACACTGGCAACGGCTCTGGGGGTGAATAAAACAGGTAAAGCCCCGCCGGTAACTGTGGTCGTGGTTTCCGCCCAGGTGTATTTTTGAATTACATCGTGGAGCAACTGCTCATAGTCCGGGTCATGCCCAGCCGTGACTTCGTAGCTGTAAATTTGCAAAAAATCCTCCCCCCGCACCCAATTCCCCCCCAAACTGGCACTCAGGGATTGGCGCTGGTAATGGGCATAGGCACCCGTGTCGGTCAAAATCTGCACCTCCCCAAAGCCCGGATTGAACCCCACATCCACCAAAATCTCCGGGTTGTACTCCCGCATCCGCTCTACTAACTCTTTACCAATCGCTACCAACACCTCGGTCGTGGGTAACGTCACGGGCGGGCGCGTGTCCGTCAACGCCTGCGCCGGGGCAAAGGTAATCTCCGCCGGGTCGCCAATGGTGGCGGTTTCCAGGGCGGCACTCACCAGGTCTTCGAGACGGGTTAAATCCGTACTAGCGGCAAACCCCAGGCGACCGTCCCGAATCACCCGCACGGCCACCCCCTCCACGGATTTAGTGGTCAAAGATTTAAGGCGATTGTTTTCAAACTGCACCGGCTGGCTCTGGGTACGCAGGTAATAAATTTCCACTCCCTCCGCCCGGGGGCGAGCCAAATCCATGATGGTGCTGAGGGCGGGATGATTCATCGGGGCTTCCTAAAAATTACTTAAAATTACTGCATTATCCTAGCGTAGAATTACAGCGTTTTTTTAGTAGAGGAATCAAAAGTACCCGCTACAACTTCCGAAATGATACCAGTAACGAGTGACCTTGAAGGTATTTTTTTAAGCCCAAATGAAGGATAAAACTATAGGATTGAGCCATGGTTTTATGAACAATTTTATTAATTTTATAAATAATCTTATGACCTATGGATTGATGGGGTTTAGAGAGCCTCCATAATCTATCTATTTGGATATTTGCATACAAACTTACGTGATAATTCCCCAAAGGTTCATAAAAAATGTTTTCTAACTGTATAGGCAAATAACTTTGTAGTGCTTGAAATGTCTGGGCATCCCAACGAGCCATGTGGTGGGGGGGCATATCAAGCAAATCATATTCCAAATGACGGGTAAAACTTTTGCGATTGGGAACCCCTAGAATTAACCGACCATTGGGCGCAAGACAGGCTAAACACTGTTGGATAAATTCCTTGGGTTGGGGGATATGCTCTAATACTTGAAAACTACAGATATGGGTATATTGTCCTGGGTATTTGTGTGCCCAATGTTCTAAACACTCTGCATGGACAGGGAGCTTGTTTGCTTGGGCGTATTGAACAGCGGCTTGATTGAGTTCTAAACCAGTTGATTCTACACCTGCTTGTTTTAATTGATTCACAAAATAACCCCGTCCACAACCTACTTCTAAAACTTTTGTTTCAGGCAATAAAGGGAGGAGTAATTGCATCGCTTGTTCGTATTCCCATTTGTTTTTCATGTAATAAAAATCTTGCTGTTGCAATTGTTGATAGAGATATTCAGAGCCAGCCATAGCTAAGGGCATGAAAAAATATAATCCCGTATCCAAGCATTCGTAGAGTTCAATTTCACCATGACCGTGCAATTCAGAGGTAATATCAATCTTGAAACTTTTTTGCCATCGCTCGATCAGTTCTGCGGTGGCATAATTACGAACTAATCGTACATTGAACGAGCCAGAAATGGGGGAAATTATAGCCACTAGCGCACCTCTATAAATTGAAAATTAGCGGTCGCAGGGGCACCGCCCCCGTCCTTGGTTCTGCGGAATTTCTGTTTGTAAATCGTGTCATATTGCTATAGGGCACCTCTATAAATTGAAAATTAGCGGTCGCAGGGGCACCGCCCCCGTCCTTGGTTCTGCGGAATTTCTGTTTGTAAATCGTGTCATATTGCCNNNNNNNNNNNNNNNNNNNNNNNNNNNNNNNNNNNNNNNNNNNNNNNNNNNNNNNNNNNNNNNNNNNNNNNNNNNNNNNNNNNNNNNNNNNNNNNNNNNNNNNNNNNNNNNNNNNNNNNNNNNNNNNNNNNNNNNNNNNNNNNNNNNNNNNNNNNNNNNNNNNNNNNNNNNNNNNNNNNNNNNNNNNNNNNNNNNNNNNNNNNNNNNNNNNNNNNNNNNNNNNNNNNNNNNNNNNNNNNNNNNNNNNNNNNNNNNNNNNNNNNNNNNNNNNNNNNNNNNNNNNNNNNNNNNNNNNNNNNNNNNNNNNNNNNNNNNNNNNNNNNNNNNNNNNNNNNNNNNNNNNNNNNNNNNNNNNNNNNNNNNNNNNNNNNNNNNATAACCTATTATTAAAGAATAGGGAAATTATTTTCACTGACTAAACCCAGGTGTATTTCTAACTCTTGAATCGCCTGCTCTAGGTTATCATTCACCACCTGGGCATCAAATTCGGGGGCGGCTTGGAGTTCATCTTTGGCTCTGGCTAAGCGTTTTTGTATGGCGGTTTCGGAATCCTGCCCTCGTTGTTTGAGCCGTTGCTCTAGGGTTGCCCAGGCGGGGGGGCAGATGAATACCAATTGCGCTTGGGGAAAATTTTGGCGAATTTGGCGGGCGCCCACCACTTCGATTTCCAAAATCACCCATTGACCCTGGTGTAAGGCCGCTACCACCGGCTGACGGGGGGTACCGTAGTAATTCCCGGCATATTCCGCCCATTCCAGCAACGCGCCCGCCGCTATCGCTGATTGAAATTCCTCTCGGCTGACAAAAATATAGGACTGACCGGGAATTTCCCCAGGTCGGGGGGCACGGGTGGTGAGCGAAACCGAAACCCGTAAGGCCGGATGCCGTTGACATAGATGCTTGAGCAGGGTGCCCTTGCCCACCCCACTCGGCCCGGTGAGTACGATTAACCGCCCTTCAGTCATGGGTTTTCCGCAAGGGGAGTAAAAATCGTTGGGCAATCGTTTCCGGTTGAATCGCCGTGAGAATCACATGGTTGGAATCCGTGACAATCACCGCCCGGGTGCGGCGACCGTAGGTGGCATCAATCAACTGCTGGCGTTCCTTGGCCTCCTGCACCAACCGCTTAATCGGGGTGGAATCGGGAGCCACCACCGCCACAATCCGCTGGGCGGCGACACTACTGCCAAAACCCACATTGACTAATTGCGCTTCCATTATGCGTGCCGAGGCCACAGGTAAATCATCCCCGAAAGCCAGCTTATCACCACCGCCCCGGCCAAAAGAGCTTGGGTTTGCCCACCCGGCCACAGGATTAAACCCACCACTGCCCCCACCTGACTCATGGTTTTGACTTTACCCCAAAGGTTCGCCCCCGTCACCTGCGGCAACTGCGCCCGCCAGGCGGTAATGCCCAATTCCCGTGCCAACAACAGAAATACCAACCAACCCGGCACTTCTCCCAGTTCCACCAAGGTCAGCAGGGGAGCTAAAATCAACAATTTATCCACCAATGGGTCGAGCCATTTGCCCAGATCACTCACCTGGTTAAAGCGGCGAGCCACATAGCCATCCAGCCAATCGGTTAAAGCCCCCAAAACAAATAATCCCACCGCCCAGAGCCGTTCCTGCCGAGCCAAGGCCACAAAAATCCCCGGAATGACCAATAAACGGCTCAAAGTCAGCCAGGAAGCCCAGGTCATGGGCGGGTTTGGGTTTGAGTTTGAGTTTGTAAATAATCCCGTAATTGCCACAACTGCCACATTTGCCCCATCCCCAAGGGTAAAAAGGAAACGGCCTCCAGCTGCACCTGCACCCAGCCCTCGCCCCAATACCAGGTTTGAAACCCATCTACCCCTTGGCTAAATCGCCAGCGCAAACAATCCGAGCCTAAATCCCGCACCTGCGCCAAAATCGGCAGTACTCCCCACCACAATTCCACCGTCTTGCCGGGGGTCAAAGGGGCATAATCCTCGGTTGGCCAACCCGCAAACCACCACCGCTGGAGGGCTTCGGGTTCCACCAACACCTGACGGATTTGATTGGCCGTTGCCCGCAGTTCAATCCGCAGAACACTGTGTTGAAACTGCCCAAACATGAATTGAAAACCGACCGTACTCCTTCATGCTACTTTAGGACAACTCTATTTATTTGCACCAGCAGAAAGTTATTTCGCTGGAATGCTGATAGTCTGCGTGGCATAGCCATTATTACCGAGAACCAGGGACGGTGCCCCGGCGACCACTGTTCAAAATTCAATTGGGATTGCTATCTGACTCAAAACGAAGTAGGAATGAGTTTGAATTAGGCTATAATGATGGTATATTAACCAAAATTTAACAACACAGGCGAGGGCAATTCAGGGTAATGACCACAGATTCTCCGGGGGTACGTTCGTTAGCGGGAGCGATTCAGCGGTGTCAAGCCCTGGGGATGCGTCTGAGTCGGCAGCGGCGTTCGATTTTAGAATTGCTTTGGCACAGCGGCGAACATCTTTCGGCGCGGGAAATTTACCATCGCTTGAATGAGCAAGGGCAAGGCATCGGGCATACTTCCGTGTATCAAAATCTGGATGCCCTCACTTCCCAGGGGGTGATCGAGTGCGTTGAGCGGGCAAACGGGCGGTTGTACGGCAGTGTGAGTGAAATCCACAGCCATGTAAATTGTTTGGATACCCAGCAAATTTTGGATGTGTGGGTGGAACTGCCCCCGGAAGTCATTGCCCAGGTGGAGCAGGAGACAGGGACGCGGGTGACGGGCTATCGGGTAGATTTTTTTGCCTACCGGCGGCCAGAATCATCCGCCTGCGGGGGTTGAGATCACCGCAGGGGAACAGCAATCCGGCCAAAATAGTCTTGCTTCATTAAGGAAATTGCCCCGCAATTAACCCTGTTATAATAGCGGCACAGATCAAAAACGTTCCCATACATTCTTTGGCTAATTTTATGCTGATTGGGGCAGATACCAAAACCGAAGCAGCCGATGGCAGTATTCCGATTGAAAATATATTAGCCGTAGCGGTTTTTGGCGTTGATGTTCAGTCCCGAATGCCCCCGGATGAATCAGTTCATTTGATTCAAAACGATTTCCAACTCATTCAAAAATTCTGCACCCATTACGGCGGTCAAACCCTATTTCAGAATGCGGATTATTTGCTCATATCTTTTACAACGGCGGCGCAATCGGTGACCTCGGCTTTGGCAATCCAACAGGAGATGGTCACGCGGGATCAAAGTCAATGGCCAAACCATAGGTATCACTATCGCATCACTATTCATTTGGGGAGCGTATCCTATGAAGGGGAAATACCCAAGGGAACGGGCGTGGAAATTGCCACCCGTTTACAAGCAGAGACTAAACCGGGAGAAATTTGCATCTCTGAAGACATATATGACCAAGTTAGAGATTATTTGAAACTGAAAATATCCCGCTCGACCCTCCTAGAATTTACCGACTTGAATGCTCGTTTTAATGCTTATCATCTGACCGCGGGAATTGACCCCCAACTGTCGCAATTTTTAGAGCCGGGGGTGACCCTGGTGAATCGCTATGTGATCCAACAGATTTTGGGTTCCGGGGGCTTTAGTCGCACCTATTGTGCCAAGGATACCCAGCGTCCGGGGCAACCGGAATGTGTGGTGAAGCACTTTATTCCGCCGGTGAAGGAACCGGCCATTATTGCCAAGTCACAAGCCCTATTTCACAATGAAGCGGCGGTGTTGGAAAAGCTGGGGAAACACCCCCAATTGCCTCAATTATTGGCCTATTTTGAAGCGGCGGGACAATTTTTTATTGTGGAAGAATATATCCCCGGTCATACGCTGTCCCGGGAATTTTTGGAGCGGCACCAATTGCCCCAAAGTGAGGTGGAATTTTTGCTCTGGGATTTGCTCCATATCCTGGCATTTATCCATCAGCATCAGGTGATTCACCGGGATATTAAACCCAGTAATATCATCCGCAGGGCAACGGATGGCCGGTTGGTATTGATTGATTTTGGGGCGGTGAAGCAGTTTGAGACCCTTTCGACCCTGGGTTCAACGATTGCTATTGGCACCACCGGCTATGCGCCGCCGGAGCAGATGAGCGGTCAGCCCCACGTGAGTAGCGATTTGTATGCGGTGGGGATAGTTTGTATTCAAGCCTTGACGGGTCTGCCGCCGACGGAGATGACCCGCACCGGGAGTGGCTATGATTTTTGCTGGCCGGAGCCGGTGAAAAGCCAGGTCAGCCCCAAATTTCGGGGTTTGTTGACCCGGATGGTGAGTTTGAATTTGGGGATGCGCTATGCCCGTGCGGAAGCGGTTTTGGCGGAGTTGAATACGACCACCACCGGGGATTTATTGCCAGCGGTGCCCCCCGTTCGGATGGTTGGATCGCCGGAGCCGGAGGTTGCCACCGCCCATGCGCTGACCCACATTGGTTTTGAGGCGCCGGAGGGACAGGTGCCGATTGATTCGCCTTTTTATGTGGAACGCCCGCCGATTGAAGCGGATTGTTATCAGGCGGTGTTGAAACGGGGTGCCCTGATTCGCATCAAAGCCCCGCGCCAAATGGGGAAAACCTCCCTGTTGTCGCGGATTTTGCACTACGCCCAGGGGCAGAATTATCGGGCGGTGACCCTGTATTTTCAGCAGGCGGATTACGGTATTTTTCAGGAACTGAATGGGTTTTTGCAGTGGTTTTGTGCCAGCGTCGCCGAAGCTCTGGATTTGGAAGCTAATTTGGAACCCTATTGGCAGGGGGTGTTGGGGAGTAAGGATAAATGCGATAAGTATTTTCGCAAGTATTTGTTGGCTCAGGTGGGTAGTCCGTTGGTGTTGGGCTTGGATGAGGTGGATTTGGTCTTTCAATATCCCCAGGTGGCGACGGATTTTTTTGCGCTGTTGCGGGCGTGGCATGAAAAGTCAAAGAATGACCCGGTTTGGCAAAATTTGCGCTTGATTATTGTGCATTCTAAAGAAGTTTATGTCCCGCTCAATATCAACCAATCCCCCTTTAATGTGGGGTTACCGGTGGAACTGCCGGAACTGACCCCGGCGCAGGTGCGGGATTTGACCCAACGGCACCGGCTGGCCTGGAGCGAAGCGGAGTTTGGGCAATTTATGGGCTTGATTGGCGGCCATCCCTACCTGGTGCGGCAAGCCCTCTATGAAATGGGGCGGCAGAAGTTGGATTTAGCGGAATTTTTGGGCAGTGCCACCAACGAGGATGGGATTTATAGCGACCATCTGCGGCGGCATTTGACCAATTTGCAGGGTGACCCGGAACTGGCCTCCACCTTTGCCCAGGTGATGCGTGCCCCCAAGCCATTGCGGGTGGAGACAAATTTGGCGTTTCGGTTGCGGAGCATGGGGTTGGTAAAATTTGTGGGGAATGAAATCACTCCTTTGTGTCATTTGTATCGCCAGTATTTTAGCGACCGGCTGCGGGGTTAGACCGCTATGGGTTCTTTTTACCATGTGGGCGGATGTTTGCCCATAGAAACCCCGGATTATGTGGTGCGCCAAGCGGATCAAGAACTGTATGAGAGCATTAAAAATGGCGAATTTTGTTATGTACTCAATGCCCGTCAGATGGGAAAGTCCAGCCTGAAAGTTCGCACGATGCAACAATTACAATCGGAGGGCTACGCCTGCGCCAGCATTGATATTACCGCCATTGGCACCACGGATATTTCCCTAGAGCAGTGGTATGCGGGGATGATCTATCGCATCGGGGAGGATTTGGGTTTAGAGGATTGTTTCGATGTGGATGATTGGTGGGTGGAAAAACAACTGCTTTCGGTGGTGCAAAGATTCAGCTTGTTTCTCGAAGCAGTGGTGTTGGCGCATATCCCCGCTCCAATAGTGATTTTTATTGATGAAATTGATAGCATTTTAAGCCTGTCCTTCCCGTTGGATGATTTTTTTGCCGCCATCCGTGCCTGTTACAATGCCCGCGCCGACCACCCGGAGTACCAACGGTTGACGTTTGTGATTATTGGGGTCACCACCCCCTCGGAGTTGATCCAAGACCGCAGCCGCACCCCGTTTAATATCGGCAAAGCGATTCCCCTGACCGGGTTTACCCCGGCGGAAGCGGCACCGCTACAGATGGGATTGGCACCGCAGGCGGCGCACCCGGAGGCGGTACTGCGGGAAATTCTGGCCTGGACGGGGGGACAGCCGTTTTTGACCCAAAAAATCTGCCGGTTGGTGACAGCAACGCCGGGGCTGATTCGGGCGGGGCAGGAGGGCGAAGCGGTGGCAGCGGTGGTGCGCCAGCGGGTGATTGACCATTGGGAAGTCCAGGATGAGCCGGAGCATCTGAAAACGATTCGGGATCGTCTGTTGCAGGGGGCGGGGTCAGCCCAGGGGCGGTTGTTGGCGCTGGTACAACAGCTTTTAAGTGCCGGTGGGGGGCTGGCGGCGGCGGACAGTCCCGAACAGATGCACCTGCGCCTGACCGGGTTGGTGGTGAAAGACCAGGGGCATTTGCGGGTGTTTAATCCGGTGTATGGGGGGATTTTTACGCCGGAGTGGGTGGCGGCCCGGTTGGCCGAATTGCGCCCGCCGATTTTTACCGAACTGTTCAAGGCTTGGCAGAAGGCAGTCCCTGGGGAGCAACCGGCGTTTTTGTTGCGAGGACAGGGGTTGACCGAGGTGGAAGCATGGGCGCAGGATAAACGGTTGCACCCCCTAGAGGAGGAATTTCTGCGCCTCAGTCGCACGGCGGAACGCACGGAAACCCTACAGCAGTTGGCCTGGGAGCAAAAGGAACGGTTACTCGCTGAGCAACAACGGGATGTGGTCGCCGGGGAAGCGAAAATTCTCACCCAGGCCAAGGAAAAAGCCGAGCGGTGGGTGCGTTTTGGGGCGGGGATTTTGCTGGTGACGGTGGTGGCCGCCCTTACTGTTGGGGAAATTATGCGGCGGCGGACTCTGCAGCAGGTCACCCGGGCGGAAGTACAGCTAACTTTGGTGCAAGCCAAGGAAGCCCTGCTGAATCATTACGGCATCGAGGCCATGACCCTGGTGCTGACGGCGGCGCATCGCTGGCAAAAATATGGAGATACGGCGGAAACCCAGGCGGTGGCGGCGGCTTTGCAACGGGCATTGCATAGCGTGGATGAACGCAATCGCCTGGAAGGGCATAGCAACAGTGATTTGAGTGCCGCCTGGAGTGCCGATGGAGCGCGCATTATTACCGCTTCCGATGACCGCACCGCCCGGGTTTGGTCTGCCCAGGGACGCTTATTGCTGACGCTGGCAGGCCATGATAAATCCGTGCGCCATGCCAGTTTCAGCCCCGATGGTCAGCGGATGGCGACCGCTTCCGAAGATGGCACGGTACGGATTTGGGACCGCCAAGGTCGCCTGCAACGGGTACTGCGGGGGCATCAAGGGGTGGTCTGGTGGGTGAGCTTTCGCCCGGATGGGGCAGAAATCCTCACCGCCGGGGATGACCGTAGCATCCGGGTCTGGAACCGCCAAGGCGAGGTGGAACGCATCTTAACCGGACATGGGGATTCGGTGCGCAGTGCCGTGTTTGACCCCCAGGGGCGGGGGATTCTCAGTGCTTCCAAAGACGGTACTGCCCGCCTCTGGCCTGCCCAGGGCGCACCCCTGATCCTGCGGGGACATCGGGATTGGGTCCGCAGTGCCGAATTTAGCCCCGATGGTCAGACGATCATTACCGCCTCCCGGGATGGCACCGCCCGCCTGTGGAATCGCCAAGGGCAAAGACTAGGCGTGATTCAGGGCAGTACCAACCAGATGTGGAGTGCCCGGTTTAGCCCCGACGGTCAAAGGATCATCACCGCCAACAACGATGGTACGGCACAGGTCTGGAGCCGCCAGGGAGCCGCTCTTTTAACCCTATCCGGCCATCGCAATGCGGTTCGCAGTGCCAGCTTTAGCCCCGATGGTCGCTGGATTCTCACCGGGGGGGATGATGGGACGGCACGGATTTGGCGCACCCGCCGTCCCCTACTGGCACAATGGGTCGGTCATCAAGCCCCGATCACCAGTGTCGCGTGGCATCCCCAGGGCACCCTGGTCACCGCCGCCGAAGATGGGACGGTGCGCTGGTGGCGCGACCAAGGGCAGTTGTTAAAAACATTGACCTATCCAGGAGCCATCTGGCGCAGGGTCAGTGTCAGCCCGGACGGAACCAACCTTCTGGTTACCAGTGAAAATCAAGGCGCCTATCTCCTCAATTCCTTAGGGCAAACCACCTTTTCGTTACCCCACCCGGCGGGGGTGTGGGCGGGCAGTTTTCGTCCCGATGGTCAGGCGATCCTAACCGGAGCCGATGATGGGGTGGGTCGCCTCTGGAACCTCCAAGGCCAATTAGAACAGACCTTTACCGGGCACCAGGGCTGGGTTCGTAGCGCCACGTTCAGCCCCGATGGGCAATTTCTGCTCACCGCCGGGGAAGACCGCAATGCCCACATCTGGAACGCCCAGGGGGAAAAGGTACAGCAACTCACCGGGCACCAAGGCTGGGTGCGGCGGGCGGTCTATAGCCCTGATGGAACGCACATTCTCACCGCCTCCCGGGACGGCACCGCCCGATTGTGGCATCCCCAAGGGGCATGGCTAAGCGAGTTCAAAGGCCACCAACTGTCCCTTTGGGATGGGCAGTTCAACCCCGATGGCACCCAAGTCATCACGGCCTCGGAAGACCGCACCGCCCGGGTGTGGACGCTGGCGGGGCATCTACTCTACGAACTGCAAGGGCATCAGGACTCGGTGCAGAGTGCCGCCTTTAGCCCCGATGGTCAAAAAATCGTCACCGTCTCGCGGGATCGCCGGGTGCGCATCTGGCCGGCGTTGCCC encodes the following:
- a CDS encoding class I SAM-dependent methyltransferase, giving the protein MAIISPISGSFNVRLVRNYATAELIERWQKSFKIDITSELHGHGEIELYECLDTGLYFFMPLAMAGSEYLYQQLQQQDFYYMKNKWEYEQAMQLLLPLLPETKVLEVGCGRGYFVNQLKQAGVESTGLELNQAAVQYAQANKLPVHAECLEHWAHKYPGQYTHICSFQVLEHIPQPKEFIQQCLACLAPNGRLILGVPNRKSFTRHLEYDLLDMPPHHMARWDAQTFQALQSYLPIQLENIFYEPLGNYHVSLYANIQIDRLWRLSKPHQSIGHKIIYKINKIVHKTMAQSYSFILHLGLKKYLQGHSLLVSFRKL
- a CDS encoding DUF370 domain-containing protein; translation: MEAQLVNVGFGSSVAAQRIVAVVAPDSTPIKRLVQEAKERQQLIDATYGRRTRAVIVTDSNHVILTAIQPETIAQRFLLPLRKTHD
- a CDS encoding AAA-like domain-containing protein, giving the protein MLIGADTKTEAADGSIPIENILAVAVFGVDVQSRMPPDESVHLIQNDFQLIQKFCTHYGGQTLFQNADYLLISFTTAAQSVTSALAIQQEMVTRDQSQWPNHRYHYRITIHLGSVSYEGEIPKGTGVEIATRLQAETKPGEICISEDIYDQVRDYLKLKISRSTLLEFTDLNARFNAYHLTAGIDPQLSQFLEPGVTLVNRYVIQQILGSGGFSRTYCAKDTQRPGQPECVVKHFIPPVKEPAIIAKSQALFHNEAAVLEKLGKHPQLPQLLAYFEAAGQFFIVEEYIPGHTLSREFLERHQLPQSEVEFLLWDLLHILAFIHQHQVIHRDIKPSNIIRRATDGRLVLIDFGAVKQFETLSTLGSTIAIGTTGYAPPEQMSGQPHVSSDLYAVGIVCIQALTGLPPTEMTRTGSGYDFCWPEPVKSQVSPKFRGLLTRMVSLNLGMRYARAEAVLAELNTTTTGDLLPAVPPVRMVGSPEPEVATAHALTHIGFEAPEGQVPIDSPFYVERPPIEADCYQAVLKRGALIRIKAPRQMGKTSLLSRILHYAQGQNYRAVTLYFQQADYGIFQELNGFLQWFCASVAEALDLEANLEPYWQGVLGSKDKCDKYFRKYLLAQVGSPLVLGLDEVDLVFQYPQVATDFFALLRAWHEKSKNDPVWQNLRLIIVHSKEVYVPLNINQSPFNVGLPVELPELTPAQVRDLTQRHRLAWSEAEFGQFMGLIGGHPYLVRQALYEMGRQKLDLAEFLGSATNEDGIYSDHLRRHLTNLQGDPELASTFAQVMRAPKPLRVETNLAFRLRSMGLVKFVGNEITPLCHLYRQYFSDRLRG
- a CDS encoding Fur family transcriptional regulator; translation: MTTDSPGVRSLAGAIQRCQALGMRLSRQRRSILELLWHSGEHLSAREIYHRLNEQGQGIGHTSVYQNLDALTSQGVIECVERANGRLYGSVSEIHSHVNCLDTQQILDVWVELPPEVIAQVEQETGTRVTGYRVDFFAYRRPESSACGG
- a CDS encoding TldD/PmbA family protein, with translation MNHPALSTIMDLARPRAEGVEIYYLRTQSQPVQFENNRLKSLTTKSVEGVAVRVIRDGRLGFAASTDLTRLEDLVSAALETATIGDPAEITFAPAQALTDTRPPVTLPTTEVLVAIGKELVERMREYNPEILVDVGFNPGFGEVQILTDTGAYAHYQRQSLSASLGGNWVRGEDFLQIYSYEVTAGHDPDYEQLLHDVIQKYTWAETTTTVTGGALPVLFTPRAVASVLAGLFESLLSGQAVVQQATPLAQKVGQRVFDPQITLTEDPTLGVSARGFDDECTPTQPQTLIDQGVVRGFYWDKTWAQRAGCASTGNGYRGGLSRPGAELVNLCLAPGHTPYADLVAQMSDGIIVEQVLGAGQSNQLAGEFSVNLDLGYRVVNGEIVGRVKNTMVAGSVFEAPIQALSQERQWVGGGVLTPAILFNSLGVATRS
- a CDS encoding AAA-like domain-containing protein, with the translated sequence MGSFYHVGGCLPIETPDYVVRQADQELYESIKNGEFCYVLNARQMGKSSLKVRTMQQLQSEGYACASIDITAIGTTDISLEQWYAGMIYRIGEDLGLEDCFDVDDWWVEKQLLSVVQRFSLFLEAVVLAHIPAPIVIFIDEIDSILSLSFPLDDFFAAIRACYNARADHPEYQRLTFVIIGVTTPSELIQDRSRTPFNIGKAIPLTGFTPAEAAPLQMGLAPQAAHPEAVLREILAWTGGQPFLTQKICRLVTATPGLIRAGQEGEAVAAVVRQRVIDHWEVQDEPEHLKTIRDRLLQGAGSAQGRLLALVQQLLSAGGGLAAADSPEQMHLRLTGLVVKDQGHLRVFNPVYGGIFTPEWVAARLAELRPPIFTELFKAWQKAVPGEQPAFLLRGQGLTEVEAWAQDKRLHPLEEEFLRLSRTAERTETLQQLAWEQKERLLAEQQRDVVAGEAKILTQAKEKAERWVRFGAGILLVTVVAALTVGEIMRRRTLQQVTRAEVQLTLVQAKEALLNHYGIEAMTLVLTAAHRWQKYGDTAETQAVAAALQRALHSVDERNRLEGHSNSDLSAAWSADGARIITASDDRTARVWSAQGRLLLTLAGHDKSVRHASFSPDGQRMATASEDGTVRIWDRQGRLQRVLRGHQGVVWWVSFRPDGAEILTAGDDRSIRVWNRQGEVERILTGHGDSVRSAVFDPQGRGILSASKDGTARLWPAQGAPLILRGHRDWVRSAEFSPDGQTIITASRDGTARLWNRQGQRLGVIQGSTNQMWSARFSPDGQRIITANNDGTAQVWSRQGAALLTLSGHRNAVRSASFSPDGRWILTGGDDGTARIWRTRRPLLAQWVGHQAPITSVAWHPQGTLVTAAEDGTVRWWRDQGQLLKTLTYPGAIWRRVSVSPDGTNLLVTSENQGAYLLNSLGQTTFSLPHPAGVWAGSFRPDGQAILTGADDGVGRLWNLQGQLEQTFTGHQGWVRSATFSPDGQFLLTAGEDRNAHIWNAQGEKVQQLTGHQGWVRRAVYSPDGTHILTASRDGTARLWHPQGAWLSEFKGHQLSLWDGQFNPDGTQVITASEDRTARVWTLAGHLLYELQGHQDSVQSAAFSPDGQKIVTVSRDRRVRIWPALPIATDLKTLISQTCLALQDYLRTNPNASPQTRQICSKDLGSPNLKSPR
- the pgsA gene encoding CDP-diacylglycerol--glycerol-3-phosphate 3-phosphatidyltransferase; translated protein: MTWASWLTLSRLLVIPGIFVALARQERLWAVGLFVLGALTDWLDGYVARRFNQVSDLGKWLDPLVDKLLILAPLLTLVELGEVPGWLVFLLLARELGITAWRAQLPQVTGANLWGKVKTMSQVGAVVGLILWPGGQTQALLAGAVVISWLSGMIYLWPRHA
- the gmk gene encoding guanylate kinase, translating into MTEGRLIVLTGPSGVGKGTLLKHLCQRHPALRVSVSLTTRAPRPGEIPGQSYIFVSREEFQSAIAAGALLEWAEYAGNYYGTPRQPVVAALHQGQWVILEIEVVGARQIRQNFPQAQLVFICPPAWATLEQRLKQRGQDSETAIQKRLARAKDELQAAPEFDAQVVNDNLEQAIQELEIHLGLVSENNFPIL